The region TCCTTGCCGTGCTGTTTCACCGGGTTCCGGTGGGAGCTGGTGCGGCCGGCGGGGCAGCGGGCCCGGCGGGTCTTCCAGTCAATGGTGAAGGCGTTCTTCTCGAAGCCTTCACCGGCCCTTGCCTGCGTGGAGTGGTCCAGGAGGACCGCGTGGCCATGCGGACAGGACTGTCACGGTGCTTTGGCGAGTCGGCTCCAGGCTCCTGTCAGGTCACGTCCGTCCGGCGGCAGCGCTTGCTGCGTGCCCGGCCGGGCGGTCGACAGATCAACGCCAGGACACCCGCAGGGTCAGTCGTAAGCAAGAGTCAGACCGCCTCGACCGGGGCTACCCGATCCTTGCGGGATCCGGCGCGAAAAGGACTGACAGTCGAGTGCGTCGCCGACGGTGCCGAGGATGGGTGCGGCGCCGGCTTCGGACAGGCGCTGGGTGTAGCGGATGGACAGGTATTGACTGCCGGCATCGCTGTGATGCACCAGCCCGTCCAGGTCGCCCACGCCGTCGCGGTCAGGGGACCAGATCGCCATTTCCAGCGCGTCCAGGACGAGCGCGGTGCGCATGTGGTCCGCCGCGCGCCAGCCGACGATCTTCCGGGAGGACACGTCCAGGACGAAGGCGACGTAGACGGTGCCGACCCGGGTGGCCACGTAGGTGAAGTCGGTGACCCACAGCTGGTTCGGCGCCGTGGCGGTGAAGTTCCGTTTCACCAGGTCCGTCGGCCGCTCGGCGGCCGGATCGGTCACGGTGGTGACCTTCTTCCTCCCACGCACCGCGCCGGTCAAGTTGAGGACCCGCATCAGGCGCTCGACGGTGGAACGGGCCACGAGTATGCCCTCCCGGCGTAACTGCCGGGTGATCTTCCTTGCTCCGTAGACCCGGAAGTTGTCCTCGTACACGCGGGTGATCTCCTTCTTCAGCCATTGGTCCCGCAGCTCGCGGGCGGACGGGCGGCCCTTGCGGGCAACCGCGGCGTAGTAAGTGGACGGGGCGAACTGCAGCTCATTGCAGATCGGCTCGACCCCGAACTGGTCGCGGTGGGCGTCGACGAACCCGGTCATCTCGGCAGTCGCGGGTCGAGCTCCCGCGCGAAGAAAGCCGACGCGGCCTTGAGGGTCTTCACCGAACGCCGCAGCTCACGATTCTCCCGCTCCAGCTCCGCGATCCGCTGAGCATCCACGGTCGAGGTTCCCGGCCGCTGCCCGACGTCGATCACCGCGCGCTTGACCCACTCCCGCAGGGCCTCACGGTGCACCCCGAGCTGAGTGGCGACCGGGGAGACCGAGCCGACCTTCTGACCGGTCTTCTGGCGTATCTCGAACACGAGCCGCACGGTTCGCTCCCGCAGCTCGGCGGGGTACTTCCTCGGTGCCGGCATGACTCCAACCCTTCCAGGGATCAGAGCCTCCGAAGAACACGGGGCGGTTCAAAACGGGCTGGCAGCTGGTCCTTGAAAGACCAAGCGGTTCGGCACTACAACCGCCGAAGTTCGGGGCTTGCTGGCCTGGCTGATGGAGCGGCAGGTCAAGATGGTGGTGATGGAGGCGACCTCGGACTACTGGCGGCCGGTCTGCTACCTGCTTCTGACGCAATCGCATGCGTCACACTACCGAGCAGGGCACCGTTCCTGATCGGGCGCTCGCCAGCCGATCAAATGTGTGTGTCCGGCTCGCGACGCATATGGGCCGGAAGGGAGCAGGTGATTGTGCCGCCCGGAAGGCGATGGCGGTTCCTTGCGACCACCTGGTAGACGCCACCTGCCATCCAGTTGAAAGGCGGCATCCTGAGAACAATCCCGAGCCACCTCCAGCGTTTTCGTCCAGACATCAGCATGGCGGAAAGGGCGCGCGGTCCGCCGTACACAGTGCCGCCGACCGGGCTGATCCAAAGGACCTCGCGGTCGGCTCTGTCTTCGGTGACACCCAGGGTGGCGAGGTCAGCATACTGCCAGGGGATGAATCGGACGCGCGGTTGGATTACGCGTCTAGCAATCTCGATTGTTCTGCCACAAAAACCGCAGTCTCCGTCAAACAGTAGAATCGGCTGGCTTACCACCTTGGCTACTTTCCTTGCATTGGCTGTGGCGAGGAGTCTCTATATGCGGTAATTAAAAGGATTGGCGCACAAAACAGCCAGAACTCCAGTCCATACCGCATGGCGTGGAATGCTACCTCGGACCACCGTGCCGGCCCGGCATTCTCCCACCTACAGAGCGTCGACTGATCCCGTCTGTGCCGGGGTAGAAAGGACGTCGTCAAGTTGTCCGTGACCTGGACGGCTTCGCGCTTTTTGGTGTCCACGCTGATCACCGGCTCGCCGTCGGCCTGGTGCTGTTTGACCTGCTCGTTGATGTAGCGGAGCTGGGCGTCCCGGTCGGGGTGCTGGGCGCCCTCGAGGGTCTTGACGTTCGCCTGCGGGCTGAAAGCCCCTGAAGTTCTCCTGTCGCGGCAGCCGACCCACGTCGACGCGGACACCGGGTGCCCCTGCCGCTCAGATCCTCGGCCAGGTGCCGCAGCGACCTCGTCGTCCACCTCAGCGGCGACTGGGCGATCACCCCCTCGTTTGGCTCCGCCAGTCGCAACAACGCCTGGAGCAGGGCTGGATTGGTATCTTCGGTCCGTGTGCTGGCTCTGCCCGGTGCACGCACCGGCCGCCGGGCATCGGGTCCGGCCCCCGCTTCCAGCTCCGACATTCCACGGCGCACGGTGGTCTCGCTGACCTGGGCGATCCGGGCCACCGCCCGTACGCCGCCATGCCCAAGCAGCCGGGCCTCGGTGGCCGGGGCAGCCGCCGCTGCCGCTCGTTCTAGTGCGCAACAACACCGAGCATCTGCAGCGGAGTCAGGAACAGATTTTTTTCGGAACTGCCATACCTTGACAGCGAGCCCGCGCTCGCAAAGCAGCGCCTTTGCGAACGCCGTCGCGCGTCCGCTGGGGCGGCGTACGGCCGGACATGGACCCCCTGGGCGGCCTTTCGAGGATCGCCCCGCCGAAGGGTCCGCTCGCAACCATGCGGCTTCCGGATGCTTCCGCAACACGATTGCGAGATCAGCGCGCCGCAGGGCGTTTTGTGGCATTTCGGGCTAATCTCCCGTGACTGTACGAAGTCGATCTATTACTGATCGCCTCAACCTCACTCCACCGGAGATGACATGTACAAGCTTCGCAAGGCTGCCGTCCTGGTCGCCGCCATCGCCAGCGTCGGACTCATGGGCGCCGGCACTGCCCACGCCGGCGGCGACAAGGGTAACGACAACTTCAACATCAAGCAGAGCTCCATGTGCAAGTCGCGCGACCTGAACGTCGACGTCCTCGGCCAGGTCGGCATTCTCAACGGCCTGGGCGGCAACCTGCTGAACGGCGAGGGCAACCCGGGCGCACAGGACACCCACCTCGGTTCGACCATGGGCTGCAACAACAGCGCCTTCTGAGGCCGTGTCCGGCGGATCATGACGGATCGATCACTAGCACCGGGCGCTCTCCCGGCGCCGATGCGGTCATGGTCCGCCGGACACTCCCTAGCGGTCCCCTCGTACCGATTCCGTGAAGGGTCCCCGCGCCGCCGTCCTCCCGCCGCTGTGCGCACGTTGTCAGGCAGTCACGGCAGCTGTAGATAGCTCTTGCCTGTCGCTCATCGCGGCTGGTCAGGGCACTGTCACGTTGTCGGTGACCGGGACCGGCCTCGAACTCGCCCCACCCGCGTCAAGCCCATAATCAAAGATCAGTATCTCGCCACGAAAGCGTCCACGAACGGGGAGTTCGGTCTCCACCGGGGTGGAGATGAGCCGCGGGCCCGGTGGTCAAAGGACACACTTCCACAAGACCATCTCGGAGTCGTTCTTCATCCTCGACGGGACGGAGCGGCTGTTCAACGGGGTGGACTGGGTCGATGCGAAGAAGGGCGACTTCCTGTTCGTGCCGCAGGGCGGCTTGCATGCCTTCCGAAACGATTCGGACGCCCCGGCGGAGATGCTGATGCTGTTCGCGCCGGGGGCACCACCGCGCGAAGAGTATGCCGAAGGGCTGTCGCAGCTCGCCAACGCCACCGACGAAGAGCGCACCGAGTTCTTCATCAAGCACGACTCGTACTTCGTTGAACAGGGCAGGCCCCCAAAGTCCGCGCCCGCTGCACCCGTTCGTGAACCCGTCGCGAGGACGGCTTCGCGAACGGGAGAGCCACGGGCCCGGCTGCTGAGTACCGAAACCGCTGCTGTTACGCGCGCCGCTCAGCGGGAGCCGGGCCCGCAGCCGAGCCGTGGAAGGGCCTACCCGGAGCGGGCGTCTGCCGGACCGGGCCGGTTCGGCGCCGGCGGCCGGGCGATGGACGATCCGCGCCCGATCGCTGCTTCGTGCGCTGCGCCTGGACGCCCGCGTTGCCGATGTTCCGCTCTCCGGCGTCAGCGTCGCGGCCCCCGGACCCTTGCTTCCCGACCCATGGGGGCGTTGTCACTTCATCGGGGTGTGGTCGTCTGAAGGCAAGCCGGAGCTCGGGTTTCGGTCCGGTTCAGATCGTGGCGGGTCTGCCGATGAGGCCGGTGATGTGGTCCCAGGTGGTGAAGCGGGCCCTCATCTCGAAGCGGTGGCGGCTGGCGGTCATGAGGTGACGTCCGGGCCGGAAGTGGGGTGAGATTGCGGTGAAAACGGACAGGAACCGCTGCGCTGCGCCGGCGGAGCGGAATCGGTTCATCGCGCGTTCGCGCCGCCGGGTTGGTTGGTGGGAGCTCTCGGCCCGTTGTGCAGGCCCTCGTGCGAGCGTTGCTCCACCGAGGG is a window of Streptomyces agglomeratus DNA encoding:
- a CDS encoding cupin domain-containing protein, whose translation is MSRGPGGQRTHFHKTISESFFILDGTERLFNGVDWVDAKKGDFLFVPQGGLHAFRNDSDAPAEMLMLFAPGAPPREEYAEGLSQLANATDEERTEFFIKHDSYFVEQGRPPKSAPAAPVREPVARTASRTGEPRARLLSTETAAVTRAAQREPGPQPSRGRAYPERASAGPGRFGAGGRAMDDPRPIAASCAAPGRPRCRCSALRRQRRGPRTLASRPMGALSLHRGVVV
- a CDS encoding IS3 family transposase, whose protein sequence is MTGFVDAHRDQFGVEPICNELQFAPSTYYAAVARKGRPSARELRDQWLKKEITRVYEDNFRVYGARKITRQLRREGILVARSTVERLMRVLNLTGAVRGRKKVTTVTDPAAERPTDLVKRNFTATAPNQLWVTDFTYVATRVGTVYVAFVLDVSSRKIVGWRAADHMRTALVLDALEMAIWSPDRDGVGDLDGLVHHSDAGSQYLSIRYTQRLSEAGAAPILGTVGDALDCQSFSRRIPQGSGSPGRGGLTLAYD
- a CDS encoding thiol-disulfide oxidoreductase DCC family protein; the protein is MVSQPILLFDGDCGFCGRTIEIARRVIQPRVRFIPWQYADLATLGVTEDRADREVLWISPVGGTVYGGPRALSAMLMSGRKRWRWLGIVLRMPPFNWMAGGVYQVVARNRHRLPGGTITCSLPAHMRREPDTHI
- a CDS encoding transposase codes for the protein MPAPRKYPAELRERTVRLVFEIRQKTGQKVGSVSPVATQLGVHREALREWVKRAVIDVGQRPGTSTVDAQRIAELERENRELRRSVKTLKAASAFFARELDPRLPR